The following are encoded together in the Aciduricibacillus chroicocephali genome:
- the ileS gene encoding isoleucine--tRNA ligase — protein MDYKDTLLMPQTDFPMRGNLPNKEPQRQADWYENHLYEKVQERTKGRPLFILHDGPPYANGDIHIGHALNKVLKDFITRYKSMSGYHAPYVPGWDTHGLPIETALAKKKVDRKKLSIAEFRQKCAEYALQQVDGQREQFKGLGVLGDWENPYITLTKEYESAQIRVFGEMVKKGYIYKGLKPVYWSPSSESALAEAEIEYHDKKSPSIYVTLEVTDGKDVLEGGEKFIIWTTTPWTMPANLGISIHPNLSYAVVAVNGEKYIVAKDLIEAVAEELDWSDYEIVKTFKGEEAERVVAKHPFYDRDSIVMLGEHVTIEAGTGCVHTAPGHGEDDFYVSRKYGIEALCPVDDKGYFTNEAPGFEGMYYDEANKVITEKLDEVGALLKLKFITHSYPHDWRTKKPTIFRATAQWFASIKDFRLDILSEIKKVHWYPHWGETRLYNMVRDREDWCISRQRTWGVPIPVFYGEDGTPIITDETITHISKLFKEHGSNIWFEWDAKDLLPEGYTSEYSPNGEFTKETDIMDVWFDSGSSHEAVLHERDNLRRPADLYLEGSDQYRGWFNSSLSTAVAITGESPYKTVLSHGFVLDGDGRKMSKSLGNVIVPSKVQKQLGADILRLWVSSVDYQSDVRISDDILKQVSEAYRKIRNTFRFMLGNLFDYDPKVNRVDDDQLEEVDRFMLHRLQDLTKEVHESYEGYDFSNVFQLIHNFCSVELSSFYLDFAKDILYIESADNIRRRSLQTSYYEIVTSLVKLLAPIIPHTAEEVWEHVPGAEEESIMLTDMPQPRSLNNVDVAKWDLFMKVRDDILKALEEARNEKVIGKSLEAKVTIVPQDDEVKEMLAQIPHLNQLCIVSEAVVADKEPTAKVYRYVNVAVEKHEGERCERCWVVSETVGNHDKHPELCERCATIIEESYNS, from the coding sequence ATGGACTACAAAGACACACTTCTTATGCCGCAAACGGACTTCCCAATGCGCGGCAACTTGCCAAACAAAGAACCGCAGAGACAAGCAGATTGGTATGAGAACCATCTGTATGAGAAAGTACAGGAAAGAACGAAAGGGCGTCCTCTTTTCATTCTTCATGACGGCCCTCCATATGCCAATGGTGACATCCATATAGGTCATGCACTTAATAAAGTTTTGAAGGATTTCATAACACGATATAAGTCTATGTCCGGATATCATGCTCCGTACGTTCCAGGATGGGATACACACGGGCTTCCGATTGAAACGGCACTTGCGAAGAAAAAGGTTGACCGCAAGAAGCTGAGCATTGCTGAATTCAGACAGAAATGTGCTGAATATGCATTGCAACAAGTTGATGGACAGCGTGAACAATTCAAAGGCCTAGGTGTTCTTGGTGACTGGGAAAATCCTTATATTACATTGACGAAAGAATATGAATCTGCACAAATTCGTGTGTTCGGTGAAATGGTGAAAAAAGGTTACATCTACAAAGGATTGAAGCCGGTCTATTGGTCACCTTCTTCTGAATCAGCACTTGCTGAAGCTGAGATTGAATATCATGACAAAAAATCACCATCCATCTATGTGACTCTTGAAGTGACAGACGGTAAAGATGTTCTTGAAGGCGGCGAGAAGTTCATCATCTGGACAACAACGCCTTGGACAATGCCTGCCAACCTCGGTATTAGTATTCATCCGAACTTGAGCTATGCTGTTGTAGCTGTAAATGGAGAGAAATACATTGTAGCCAAGGATTTGATTGAAGCAGTAGCTGAAGAACTTGACTGGTCCGATTATGAAATTGTCAAGACGTTCAAAGGTGAAGAGGCCGAACGAGTTGTAGCAAAGCATCCATTCTATGATCGTGATTCAATCGTCATGCTCGGTGAACACGTAACAATCGAAGCCGGTACGGGTTGTGTTCATACGGCTCCAGGGCATGGTGAAGATGACTTCTATGTAAGCCGCAAATACGGAATTGAAGCACTTTGTCCAGTTGATGATAAAGGTTACTTTACAAATGAAGCTCCTGGTTTTGAAGGCATGTATTACGATGAGGCGAATAAAGTCATTACCGAAAAACTTGATGAAGTTGGCGCATTGTTGAAGCTTAAATTCATCACACACTCTTATCCGCATGACTGGAGAACAAAGAAGCCGACAATTTTCCGTGCAACTGCACAGTGGTTCGCATCTATTAAAGATTTCCGTCTGGATATCCTTTCCGAAATCAAAAAAGTACACTGGTATCCACATTGGGGTGAGACGCGTCTTTACAACATGGTCCGTGACCGTGAAGACTGGTGTATTTCACGTCAACGTACATGGGGTGTTCCAATTCCTGTCTTCTATGGTGAAGACGGTACGCCAATCATCACAGATGAAACAATCACTCATATTTCCAAGCTGTTCAAGGAACATGGATCTAATATTTGGTTCGAATGGGATGCAAAGGATCTCCTTCCGGAAGGTTATACTTCTGAGTACAGCCCGAATGGCGAGTTCACGAAGGAAACAGACATCATGGACGTTTGGTTCGATTCTGGCTCTTCTCATGAAGCGGTCCTTCATGAGCGTGATAATTTGCGCCGTCCTGCAGACCTTTACCTTGAAGGCAGTGACCAGTATCGCGGCTGGTTTAACTCATCGCTTTCAACAGCGGTTGCAATCACTGGCGAATCACCATACAAGACAGTACTCAGTCATGGATTTGTCCTTGATGGCGATGGCCGCAAGATGAGTAAATCACTTGGTAATGTCATCGTTCCTTCAAAAGTACAGAAGCAGCTTGGAGCGGATATTCTTCGTCTTTGGGTATCTTCTGTAGATTATCAGTCCGATGTCCGTATTTCCGATGACATTTTGAAACAGGTTTCAGAAGCTTACCGTAAAATCCGTAATACATTCCGCTTCATGCTTGGTAACCTGTTTGACTATGATCCGAAAGTGAATCGTGTTGATGATGACCAGCTTGAAGAAGTGGATCGTTTCATGCTTCACCGTTTGCAGGACTTGACTAAAGAAGTGCATGAGAGCTATGAAGGATACGATTTCTCAAATGTCTTCCAGCTGATCCACAACTTCTGTTCAGTCGAACTCAGCTCATTCTATTTGGATTTTGCAAAAGATATCCTTTATATCGAATCAGCTGACAACATTCGCCGCCGCAGCTTACAGACGAGCTACTATGAAATCGTTACAAGCCTTGTCAAACTGCTAGCACCTATCATTCCTCATACTGCTGAAGAGGTTTGGGAGCATGTGCCTGGTGCAGAAGAGGAAAGCATTATGCTTACAGACATGCCACAGCCGCGCTCATTGAACAATGTAGATGTCGCTAAGTGGGATCTGTTTATGAAAGTCCGCGATGACATCCTGAAAGCTCTTGAAGAAGCGCGAAACGAGAAAGTAATCGGAAAATCACTCGAGGCAAAAGTAACAATTGTGCCGCAAGATGATGAAGTGAAGGAAATGCTTGCTCAAATTCCGCATCTGAATCAGCTTTGCATCGTTTCAGAAGCAGTCGTTGCCGATAAGGAACCAACAGCTAAAGTGTATCGCTATGTAAATGTAGCTGTTGAGAAACATGAAGGTGAACGCTGTGAACGTTGCTGGGTTGTTTCCGAAACAGTCGGAAATCACGATAAGCATCCTGAACTTTGTGAACGCTGTGCAACAATCATTGAAGAAAGTTACAACAGCTAA
- the lspA gene encoding signal peptidase II, with protein MYIYYLLAILVIGLDQWTKWLIVKKMDLYESIPVIDGFFHLTSHRNRGAAWGILEGKMFFFYVVTIVVVAGIVYYMQKHAKGNRPLSVSLALILGGAIGNFIDRATRKEVVDFFDFNIFGYHYPIFNIADSALVIGIVMLLIVSFIEERKKGKAS; from the coding sequence ATGTACATATATTATTTGCTCGCCATTCTTGTCATTGGATTAGACCAGTGGACAAAATGGTTGATTGTAAAAAAGATGGATCTGTATGAATCAATACCGGTAATTGATGGCTTTTTCCATCTGACTTCCCATAGGAACAGGGGAGCTGCATGGGGAATACTTGAAGGCAAAATGTTCTTTTTCTATGTAGTCACAATTGTTGTTGTCGCTGGAATCGTCTATTATATGCAAAAGCATGCAAAGGGCAACCGGCCTCTTTCGGTATCTTTAGCACTCATACTTGGTGGGGCGATCGGTAATTTTATCGACCGGGCAACGAGAAAAGAAGTTGTTGATTTTTTTGATTTTAATATTTTTGGTTATCATTATCCAATTTTCAATATTGCGGATTCAGCTCTTGTGATTGGAATTGTCATGTTGCTGATCGTATCTTTTATTGAAGAGAGAAAGAAAGGGAAGGCATCCTAA
- a CDS encoding RluA family pseudouridine synthase, with protein sequence MNNYVIKAEDAKTRIDKLLAALNPEQSRSQLQNWIESGHVTVNEKSVKTNYKCQEGDEIKWSEPAAVPLELEAEDIPLDIIYEDRDVLVVNKPRGMVVHPSAGHRSGTLVNALLYHCKDLSGINGVERPGIVHRIDKDTSGLLVVAKNDKAHASLAEQLSEKTIERKYEAIVHGIIEHETGLIDAPIARDPKDRQRMGVVQGGKPAVTHFHVLERFENFTYVECRLETGRTHQIRVHMRYIGHPLAGDPKYGPRKTLDIGGQALHARDIGFDHPSTGEFMRFSVQAPQYFQDLLTRLDKMS encoded by the coding sequence ATGAACAACTATGTAATCAAGGCAGAAGATGCAAAGACACGTATTGACAAGCTGCTTGCAGCCCTGAACCCTGAGCAGTCTCGTTCCCAACTCCAGAATTGGATTGAGAGTGGACATGTTACTGTTAATGAAAAATCGGTGAAAACGAATTATAAATGCCAGGAAGGAGATGAAATCAAGTGGAGCGAGCCGGCAGCGGTTCCACTTGAGCTTGAAGCAGAAGATATACCACTTGATATCATATATGAAGATCGCGATGTTCTTGTCGTCAATAAACCAAGAGGAATGGTGGTCCATCCATCGGCAGGTCATCGTTCAGGTACGCTGGTGAATGCACTTCTTTACCACTGTAAAGACCTTTCCGGCATTAATGGTGTGGAACGCCCTGGCATTGTTCACAGAATTGATAAGGATACGAGCGGACTTCTCGTTGTTGCTAAGAATGATAAAGCACATGCCAGTCTTGCTGAACAGTTGTCGGAGAAAACGATTGAACGTAAATATGAAGCAATCGTTCATGGTATTATCGAACATGAAACGGGTCTTATTGATGCACCTATCGCTAGAGATCCTAAAGACAGACAACGCATGGGAGTAGTGCAGGGAGGTAAGCCTGCTGTCACACATTTCCACGTTCTGGAACGCTTTGAAAATTTCACGTATGTTGAATGTCGTTTGGAGACAGGAAGAACACATCAGATTCGGGTCCATATGCGCTATATTGGGCATCCTTTGGCAGGAGATCCGAAGTATGGGCCGCGCAAGACATTGGACATCGGAGGACAAGCTTTACATGCTAGGGACATTGGATTTGATCATCCTTCAACAGGAGAATTCATGCGCTTTTCCGTACAAGCACCCCAGTACTTCCAGGATTTGTTGACAAGACTCGACAAAATGTCTTGA
- the pyrR gene encoding bifunctional pyr operon transcriptional regulator/uracil phosphoribosyltransferase PyrR codes for MYKKTTVLDDAAIGRALTRIAHEILERNKGGENLLLAGIKTRGTPLAKRLQEKILKIENIEVPIGEIDITLYRDDLEYVRNDSDPKVKAAEFEISLEGRTVILIDDVLYTGRTVRAAMDAIIDQGRPSQIQLAVLVDRGHRELPIRADYVGKNIPTSLDEVVVVKLEESDQIDEVSIFDKNEPGL; via the coding sequence ATGTACAAAAAAACAACAGTGCTTGATGACGCGGCAATTGGCCGGGCGCTGACCCGAATTGCGCATGAAATACTTGAACGCAATAAAGGAGGAGAAAATCTCCTTCTGGCGGGAATTAAGACACGCGGAACACCGCTCGCCAAACGTCTCCAAGAAAAAATATTAAAAATTGAGAACATCGAAGTGCCTATAGGTGAAATTGACATTACACTGTATCGTGATGATTTGGAGTATGTCAGAAATGATTCCGATCCAAAAGTGAAAGCGGCAGAATTCGAAATTAGCCTTGAGGGCAGAACAGTTATTTTAATTGATGACGTTCTTTATACAGGAAGAACTGTAAGAGCCGCCATGGATGCAATTATTGACCAGGGCAGACCGTCACAGATTCAACTGGCTGTCCTTGTTGACAGAGGTCATAGAGAGCTGCCAATCAGGGCAGACTATGTTGGAAAAAACATCCCAACTTCTCTAGATGAAGTCGTCGTAGTTAAGCTTGAAGAATCAGATCAAATAGATGAAGTAAGCATTTTTGATAAAAACGAGCCAGGCCTTTAA
- a CDS encoding aspartate carbamoyltransferase catalytic subunit, translating into MKHFISASQLSVEEIQELLQTAEQHRQHDVHIAKKVFAANLFFEPSTRTLMSFIIAQRKLGIEVLDFNPQSSSVQKGESLYDTAKTFESLGADLLIIRHSSDHWVDEFNSSISVPIINAGAGTLDHPTQCMIDLDTIYQEFGSFKGLNVVIVGDIRHSRVAHSDAVALQKLGANVYLSAAPGFEDPTLDLPYISIDEAVEMCDVVMLLRIQHERHNEYTDPMLNYHQCYGLTTERERRMKKDAIIMHPGPVNRNVEIASSLVECERSRIFKQMANGVHVRSAIMVTLLKEWGIIDENSIV; encoded by the coding sequence ATGAAACATTTTATTTCAGCAAGCCAACTTAGCGTCGAAGAAATTCAGGAATTGTTGCAAACTGCAGAACAACATAGACAACATGACGTGCACATAGCAAAGAAAGTATTCGCGGCCAACCTGTTCTTTGAACCAAGTACACGAACATTGATGAGCTTCATCATTGCCCAGCGTAAATTGGGTATCGAAGTACTAGACTTTAACCCGCAGAGCTCAAGTGTCCAAAAAGGCGAATCCCTTTATGACACAGCAAAGACATTTGAATCGCTTGGAGCAGATCTCTTGATAATAAGGCATTCATCAGACCACTGGGTAGATGAGTTCAATTCTAGTATTTCTGTGCCAATCATCAATGCGGGGGCAGGTACGTTGGATCATCCAACGCAATGCATGATTGACCTTGATACGATTTATCAGGAATTCGGATCCTTTAAAGGTCTTAATGTTGTTATTGTAGGCGATATTCGTCATAGCCGTGTCGCTCATTCAGACGCAGTAGCCTTGCAGAAGCTTGGAGCTAATGTATATTTAAGTGCTGCCCCGGGCTTTGAAGATCCTACATTAGATCTTCCTTACATCTCAATAGACGAAGCTGTTGAGATGTGTGATGTAGTTATGCTGCTCCGCATCCAGCATGAACGTCATAATGAATATACTGATCCAATGCTGAATTATCACCAATGCTATGGTCTGACAACAGAACGTGAGAGAAGAATGAAAAAAGATGCGATCATCATGCATCCGGGTCCTGTTAACCGCAATGTTGAAATTGCATCTTCTCTTGTTGAATGTGAACGCTCTAGAATATTC